The sequence AGTGCGAGTCGCTCGAACGACTCGACGGTAAAGGCCCGGTAGCCAGAGAGAATGTCGTCGTAATCGGCGCCGTGGATGAACCGGAACGCCCGGTTGATCATTCGGTTGCCAAAGCCGTTCAGCGCCTTCATCGCGTCGTCGTCCATGTCGGCAAAGCGGTTGCCGATGACGTGTTCGTAGCCGTGGGCCAGCGGCTCGAGCATCGTCTCGGCATCTTCGGGGTCGTAGGTCCCGTCGCCGTCGAGCATCAACACGTACGGGACGTCGACGTACCGCATCGCCTCTCTGACGGCCTGTCCCTTCCCGTCGCCGGACTGGACGAACACTTCGGCCCCACGGTCGCGGGCAATCTCTCTGGTGTCGTCCTCGGAACCGCCGTCGACGACGAGGACGTTCGTGTATCCCTCGTCGTGAAAGCCGTCGATCACGTCCCCGATCGTGGCCGCCTCCTCGAGCGTCGGGATGAGGATACAGACGTCCTCGGCCGAAATATCGCGCGTCTCGTCGGTCATCGCGACGACCCTGCCGTCGTCGCATCGTCGATCCGCGCGGACCGCGTCGTTCTCCATCGAGAAAGAATACCCGGCTACGAGCGCAAAAGGCTACTGGTTAGCCGGTCTTGCGGTTCCGTCCCTGTTCCTGTACACGTGACTGTTTCCGCACCCGCGCCCAGTCACCAGGTTAGCCCCTCGTAGACCTCGAGTGCGTCGGGATCGACGTCGATCCGGCGGCCGTCGACGACGACCTGCCGAGCCATCCCCTCGAACGAGAGGTCGTCGAACTCGGACCAGCCGGTCGCGACGACGGCTCCGTCGGCGTCTGCGAGAGCGTCTTTAGCCGAGTCGGCGTACTCGATCTCGAGATCCGGGTACGTCTCCCGGACGTTGTCGATCGCCACGGGATCGTAAGCGACCGGCGTCGCGCCGCCGTCGAGCAGGTGGTCGATCACGTCGAGCGCTCGGGACTTCCGGATGTCGTCGGTACCCGGTTTGAACGAGAGGCCGAGGACGGCAACCCGGGCACCCTCGAGGGCGACGTGGTCGGCGAGCAGATCGACGAGCCGACGCGGCTGGTCGTCGTTGACAGACACGACGGCGTCGAGCAGTTCGGGGTCGTAGCCCTGCTTGCGGGCACCCGCCCGGAGCGCGTCGACGTCTTTGGGGAAACAGGAGCCACCCCAGCCGAGTCCCGAGCGCATGAACTGTTCGGAGATCCGGTCGTCGAGCCCGACGGCCTCGAGCACCTCGTAGGCGTCCGCGCCGTACTCCCTGGCGACGTTGCCGAGTTCGTTCACCAGCGACACCTTCGCCGCGAGGAAGGCGTTGTTGGCGTACTTGATGAGTTCGGCCTCGCGAACGTCGGTCTCGACGAGGGCGGTTTCCTCGCGTTCGAGGATGGGGCCGTAGAGGTCACGGAGCGTCCCAGCAGCCTCGTCGCTCGTCGCCCCGATCACGACCTTGTCCGGCTCGAGGAAGTCCGAGACGGCAGTCCCCATCCGCAGGAACTCGGGATTCATCGCCAGCTCGAGGCCCTCCCCAACTGCACGACCGGACGCGGACTCGAGGATCGGGCCGACGACCTCCTCCGTCGTTCCGGGGAGGACGGTGCTCTTGACGACGACGAGGTGGTCGTCGTCTCTTTCGGCAAGGGCTTCGCCGAGTGACTGCGTCCCGGCGCGCATGGCGTCCAGCTCGAGGCTGCCGTCCTCGGCGCTGGGGGTAGGGAGACAGAGGAACGTGAGGTCGGTGTCGCAGACGGCGTCGTAGTCGGTCGTCGCCCGGAGCCGGCCACCGGCGTGGTCGGCAATCCGCTCGGGGAGGCCGGGTTCGTGGATGGGTGCCTCGCCGGCGTTTACCGTGTCGACGATCTCGGGATCGATCTCGACGTTGACCACTTCGTGGCCGAGATCCGCGAGACAGGCCGCGATCGTCGTCCCGACGTAGCCGCTCCCGACGATAGAGACGTGCATACCGCTCGAGACGAACGGCGGGGATTTGTCGGTTGTGGGTTTCGCTGGTCGCGTGGCTCCACTCACGCATCGACTCGCAGTCGCTCGCACCCACTGGACGACCGTACCGTCGCTCGAGCACAACACGTTTCCCCCGCGCTCTCGAGCACTCGTGTATGTCCGCGAGTGACTCATCGTCGGCCGACGACGAGTCCGAGACGACAGCCGAGCACGAGGGTCCGTACGACCGGTACGTCGACCGGGTACTCGACCTGCTCAGTTTCTTTTGACCGTCGCCGTCGGACTCGTTCCGTCGCGTCCCCCATCCCTCGCGTCAGGGCCACAGCCCCCGCGAGTCGTGGGCCTCGGCGATGCGGGAGAGTGCGACCGCGTACGCGCCGTCACGCCAGGTCACGTCTCGATCCTCGACTTCCTCCCGAAGCGCGTTCCAGGCCGTCACCATCTCGGTCTCGAGTTCCTCGTGAACGCGCTCCAGGCTCCACTTGCGGCGACTGATGTCCTGAAGCCACTCGAAGTAACTGACGGTGACGCCACCGGCGTTGGCGAGGATGTCCGGCAGGACCTCGATGCCGCGCTCTTCGAGGATTGCGTCGGCGGCGAACGTGACCGGACCGTTCGCACCCTCGACGACGAGGTCGGCCCTGATCGCGTCGGCGTTGTCCGCCGTGATGACGTTCCCGACGGCCGCCGGAACGAGAACGTCCACGTCGAGTTCCAGCAACTCGTCGTTCGAGATGCGGTTTAGCTCCGGGTGCTCCTCGGCGAAGGCGGTGACGGCCTCCGGTTCTTCGTCGTGGGCCGGAATGTCGTCGACCGGGAGGCCGTCCGGGTCGTAGACACCACCGTTGACGTCGCTCGTGGCCACGACCGTCGCACCCCACTCGTCGAGTCGTCGGGCGGCGTTGGCCCCGACGCTCCCGAAGCCCTGGACCGCGACTGTCGTGTCTTCGAGTGGCCGGTCGTAGTACTGGCAGGTTTCGCGGGTCACGATGGCGACGCTCCGTCCTGGTGCGCCCTCGCGGCCGTAGGAGCCGCCGACGACCGGCGGTTTGCCGGTGACGACACCCGGGATGGTCTCGCCTTCCTGCATGCTGTAGGCGTCCATGATCCAGGCCATCGCCTGCGAGTCGGTGCCCATGTCCGGGGCAGGAATGTCCTTCGTCGGGCCAATTACCTCCCTGATCTCCTGTGTGAACCGGCGTGTAAGTCGTTCTCTCTCGTCTTCACTCAGGTCCTTCGGGTCGACGACGATCCCTCCTTTCGCGCCGCCGAAGGGGAGGTCCATCACGGCACACTTCCAGGTCATCCACATCGCGAGACCGACGCACTCGTCCCGGTCGACCCCGGGGTGAAACCGGAGTCCACCCTTGTACGGGCCACGGACGCTGTCGTGCTGGGCGCGATACCCCGTGAAAACGTCCACCGAGCCGTCGTCACGCTCGAGCGGAACGGTCACCTCCGTCACCGTCGCCGGGTGTGCGAGGCGGTCGCGAAATCGCGGTTCGACGTCGAGCAACGCGGCCGCCCGGTCGAGTTGGCGGCGGGCCGTCTCGAGGGCGGTTTCGGGTTCAACGCTCCCGTCCGGAGTCCCACGTGACGCGCCGCTTTCCTCGGGTGTCGAGTCTGATGGTTCCATCGTATCTAGCACGACGGTTGGCAGGCTAAAACCAGTTCGGCCGGCCGACCTCGCCGTGGGCCGCGTGCAGTGGCTCACTCGTGTGCTCGCGTCGGCGGCAGCGTGCAGTGGCTCACTCGGCCGAGGGCGTGACCTGTCGAAGTTCGATCTGGAAGACGCTTCCCGCCGGTTCGTTGTCGTGGACGGACACCGTCCCGTCGTACTGGGAGACGATCGTGTCGACCAGATAGAGTCCGATTCCGGTCCCGGGGCTCGCGAGTCCCTTTTCCTCTTTTCCGAAGATGGCTTCCTTCCGACTGTCGGGAATCCCCGGTCCGTTGTCGGCGATGGTGACCGTCACCGTCGACCCCGATTCCCGATCGGATCCCCCCTCGTCGTCACCGAACGACCCGGTCGTCGACACGGAGACCTCAACTTCCGGTTCCGCGCTGTCGTTGTGCTCGACGGCGTTGACCAGCACGTTGTCGAATACCGACTCGAGCATCCCATCGGCCGCCACGACGACGTCGGGGACCGCTTCGAGGCTGATCGACGCCTCGGGGTACTTCGAACGCAGGGAGTCGACCGACGATTCGAGGACGGGAGCCAGCGGGACCGCGTCGGTCTCGTCGGTTCCCTCGAGGAGCGTCTCCGTCAGTTCCCGGGCGGTCTTCGTCAATTCGATAGCTTCGTCGATCGCGCTCACCGCCTCCTCGAGATGGGGTTCGGCGGACTCGTCGACGTGGCCCTCGAGCATCTCGGCGCGACCGCGGGCGACCTGCATGTCGTTGCGAACGTCGTGACGGACCACCTGGTTGAGCAACTCGAGGGTGTCACGCTGGCGTTTCACGTCGGTCACGTTTCGTGAGTACCCGAGGACGGCCTTTTCGGTCGTCCCGGCGATCTCGAAGGGGATCTTCGTCGTCTCGAGAACGTGTGTGACGCCCTCGACGTCGGTGAACTCCTCTTCGACGTGGATCCGTTCCCCGGAGTCGATCACCCGTCGGTCGTCCGCCCGGAACTGCGCTGCCTCCGCGGGGGAAGGCAGGAGTTCCTCGTCGGTCTTGCCCTCGACCTGGTCACGCGGCTGCCCGTAGAGTTCGCTGACCGTCTGGTTCGCGAGGACGTACTCGCCGCTGCGTCGCTTCGCGTAGATCATCTCGGGCACGAGGTCGATCACCTGCCGGAGTTGCGTCCGCGCGCGGTCGAGTTCCCGCTCGCGGTCTTTTCGCTCGGTCACGTCTCGAGTCGTGACGAGGATTCCCGCGACCGCGTCGTCCTCGCGGCAGTTTCTGACGTTCGACTCGACCCAGCGCCAGTCGGACTCACAGTTCCGACACCGGAACCGGTATTCGACGGTGTCGGTGGCGTCGGGCTCGTCGAGGATTCCCTCGAGCGTCGATTCGACCTGGCTGACGTCCTCCGGATGGACGTGCTCGAAGAGCGATGCGCCGACGAGGTCGTCGACCTCGCACCCGAGCACTCGCTGGGTCCCCGGGCTGGCGTACTCGACGATCTCACCGTCGAGGACGGTGATCGCGTCGGTCACGTTCTCGACGAAGGCCTTCCGCCGCTCGAGCTCGCGCTCTCGCTGCCGACGCTCGGTGACGTCCCGGGCGAGCGCGATGAACTGCGCCGTGCCCTCGTACTCGATCTTGCTTACCCACACCTCGACGGGGAACGTCGACCCGTCTGCCCGACGGTGTTTCCCGTCGAGTTTGAGGACCGAATCGAGCGGCGCGTCGGTCCAGAGCGATTCGAGGTCGTCGGGGTCGATTCCGACCTCGAACTCCTCGACGGTCATCGACTCGAGAGTCTCCCGATCGTAGCCGAGACTCTCCCGGAGCGTCCGGTTCGTCTCGAGGACGTTCCCCTCGCGGTCGTGGACCACGACCGCGTCCGGCGACCGGTCGAAGAGAAAGCGGAGCCGTTCGGTGGTCGCTGCAAGCTCTGCTTTCGCCTGCTCGCGTTCGGTAACGTCCTGGACGATTCCGTCGACGTAGAGGTCGTCTTCGTCGTCGACGCGCTGGATCGCCGTGACCGAACCGAAGAAAGCGTCACCCGCCAGCGTCTCGAGTTCGACGATCGCGTTCTCGACTCGTCCCTGCGCGGCCAGGTCCTCGACGATCGCCTCCCAGCGCCCGGGATCGCGACACAGCTCCCCGAGTTCGCGCTCGCAGATCGTCGCGGTCGAATCGGCGTCGAACATCTCGACCACTGCGGGGTTGACCTCCCGGAACCGACCGCTCTCGGCGGTGATTCGGAACACGCCGACCGGGACGTTGTCGACGATCTCCTCGTAGCGCTCCAGCCGCCGCTCGTACCGCCGACGGTCGAGTTCGTGACCGATCCAGCGAGCGAGGGCCTGAACGGTCGATCGCTGGGCCTCGAGCACCAGTTCGTCCCGCGACTCCGGGCCCGCGAAACAGACCGTGCCGGTGACCGTTCCGCCGACGACGATTCGTGCGCCGATGTAACAGCGATAGCCGAACCGATTGGTTGCCGGGTCTCCGGCCCACGTCTCGTCGGTCTCGGTGTCGTCGACGACGATCGGCTCGTCTCGTTCGATCGTCCGCCGGCAGAACGTCTCCTCGAGCGGGTCGACCTGTCCCTCTTCGAGCGACGGATCGCCCGTCGCGGCGACGATCTCCTGTGTACCCGCCTCCTCGTCGATTTCGGTCACGTATCCGACGGGAAACTCGAGGTGCTCGGTCCCGATCTCGAGCAGTCGCTCGAGCTTTTCGCGGGTGGACCGGGTCGCGTCGCTCATCGACTCGTGTAGCGCAGAGAGCGTGTCCGCCGAACGCTCGAGCTGGTCTTCGACCCGTCGGCGGTCGGTAACGTCTCGCTGGATGGCGACGAACCCCTCGATCTCGCCGTCGTCGCTGCTACCGCCAGCCTCGCTGTCGACGATCGGCGCGACGAGCTGGTGTGCGTGGTACAGCGTCCCGTCACGGCGGGCGTTGACGATCTCTTCTTCCCACATCTCCCCCTCGAGGATCGCGTTCCACATTCGCTCGTAGTACGCCCGACCCTGTTCGCCCGACTTGAGGATCCGCGGCGTTCGACCGATCGCCTCGGCAGCCGAATAGCCCGTCAACTCCTCGAACGCCGGATTCACGTACTCGATAGTTCCCTCCCGGTCGGTCACGACGACCGCGTCGGCCGCGTGCTCGAGTGCTCGCTGGGACCGCTCGAGAGCCCGCACCCGGCGACGGGTTCCTGAAGCCGTGACCGCTCGCTCGAGTCGGTGAGCGAGTCGGTCACCGGGCTCGAGGTCCGAAAGCCGGAGGCAGTCGGTCGCCCCCGCGCCGAACGCCATCTCGAGCGTCGGTTCGTCGAAGGACTCGGCGACGATCACCACCGGAACGGAGCGCGTTCGTTCCTCGACCCCCTCGAGGAATCCATCGACAGCGTCGACGCCCTCGCGGGAACAGACGACACAGTCGTACGACGCCGTCTCGAGGATCTCGAGTGCACGCCCAGCAGTATCGGCCGTCGAGACGACGAACGAACCGGCCGTCGCTGGTTCCTCGAGCGCGTCGGTGACAGCCCCGCGGGCCCGTCCATCAGCGACGACGAGTGCGTCGATGGAACTCATTCACGGTACACGTCTTTGCCTTTCGATATATGAGACTGTCGGTGAACTACCCCATTCGCTCACCGCTGACGCGGTTCGCTCCTTGAGGGTAGCGTGAGACCGGAGGTCTCACGGACCATGCGAACGGGCGCTTCGCGCCCGTGAACAGATGGGGCTTCCTGTTTCCACGACGTTGTCAGACTACGTCTGACAGCCCGTGAGATGTAATCTCACGAACGCGCTTTGCAGATACGGACGTATCCACAGGGAGCGCAGTCTCCACAGGCGTTCGAAAATCGCTGCGCGATTTTCGTAGCCCATCAGAACCGACAGGTTCTGAGGACGTTGCTTCGGAGTGACCCACTCCTACTTCTTCGAGACCGCGAGAAAGGATGTTCCACGCCGTCGCAAAATCGCACGCGATTTTGCTGCCCGTCAGACGTAGTCTGACGACCGCATTCGCGTCCCTGTCCGCCTCGAACGCGCACGAAGGACACGAGTGTTCACGAACCCACAGCGGTTTGTCCGTCTTGACACCGCAGGACGCACACTCCTTCGTCGTATCTTTCGGATCAACCGCGACGAAGTGCGTTCCTTCGTGCCCGCACTTGTATTCGAGCATCCGGAGGAACGTCCCCCACGCCGCGCCTGCTCGGTTCCGTGAGTTACCGGGGAGTTCGACCAGCCCCTTCGCGTCCAAATCCTCAACGGCCACCAAGTCGTACTCGGTGGCGTAGTAGTTCGACAACTTGTGAAGGAAGTCGCGCCGCTTTCGCTTGAGATCGGCGTGTCGCTCGGCCACAACTCGGCACTGTTCCTCCCAATTCGCAGAGCCGTGTTCCTTCCGTGAGAGATCGCGCTGGGCGCGTTCGAGGCGTTCGCGCTCGGCGCTGAAGTCAGGACTCTCGATGGCGTACCCATCGGTGTCGTGGGCGTACTTGAGAATCCCCACGTCGATACCAACCACCTTCTCGGGCGTCTCTGGTTTTTCAGGTGTGTTTTCCCCAACGTCGATGCCGAACGTGGCGTACCACTCGCCCGTGGGTTCCTGCTTGACCGTGACCTGTTTGATGGTCGCACTCTCGGGGATGTCTCGGTGGAGGTGGATCGGGATTTCACCGATCTTGCTCAACCACAGGACAGGCCGACCACTCGTATTCTTGAGTTTGAAGCCGGACTGATTGTAGGTGAACGAACGGTACTCTCGGGGCGGCTTCCACTTGAGCATCCCCACGGCGCGTCCGTTCTCCTTCTGCGCTTTGAGCGTGGAGAGGTTGTCGTAGACGCGCTTGACGACCATCTGGAGAACTTTCGAGTGAACGTCCCCGAGGTCGTCCCACCACGATTTGAGGTCGGGGAGCTGCCCCTGCACCTCGTAGCGGGTGGGAATGTCGTCTGCGTCGTTGAGTTTGTAGAGGACGTGGTTGGAGAGTTGCCTACAGGTATCGACATGGTGCAGAAGCGTCTCGGTGAGGACTTCCGGTGGGTCGAGTCGATACCTGTAGTTGTACTGCATCTATGACTCTCGTTCTTCGATAAGTTCGTCCAATTTCTCTTGAACGAACGAGGAGAGATTCAGGTGGTTCTGCTGAATCCACTCCCTACTGCGCTACTCAGTCGCTTCGCTCCCTGCGTTGCTCCTTGAGGAAGGGGACTTAGCGCCTAATTCCAGTTAAAATCGCTCGGCGGAAATCAGCGACTCTCGTGTCACCACACAGCGCCTGTATTGTGGATACCCCTGACACGATATCGAAACGGTTTCTCGACTCCCGTTATCGGTCGGTGACGATCGACTGGACGTGTCCGACGACGCCAGATTTGCGTTCGACTCGCGGACCGTCTGGATCGTCTTCGTACACCGTCGCGACTTCGCCGACGAGAGGCTCCTGATCCGTCGATTCAACGTCCTGATCTCCCTGAACGATCTCTACGGTGACTCCCTGTCGGAGTTCTTCGGCGGTTGGACGGTCGATTGACATCGGTCGATCTCCACGCTGTACGGCGAAAGTGTCCGTGCCTGCAAACGCGCACGACCGTGGGGATGACCGTGACACCGTCCGATCGCCCTCGAACCACCCCGCACGATCGTGCTCACCGATCACATGGAACCGATCGAAATATCCATGCTTGTGGAATCGTGGATACCAGTATGAACCGCGCGGAGAAGGCTGCCCTTCAGCTACGTGCCGTCGACGTCTTGCGGATGCGCAAGGAGACCCGGACCTACGACGAACTCGCCGCCGAGACCGGCCTCCCCGCCGGCGACCTCAACCGCTACGTCAACGGGCACGTTCTCCCCGGTACCGACCGCGCCCGGGAAATCGTCGAGGACCTCGGTCGATCGGCCCTGACCGACGAACTCGAGGCGCGCATCCGGGTCGACGAGGAGGGCTACGTCGACACGACGGGCACCGTCTTCGACCAGCCGCTGCTCGACCTCGCCGCACCCGTCGTCGCGAACGCTTTCGACTTCGAGCGTCCCGACGTGGTGTTGACCGCGGCGACCGACGGGATCACCGTCGCCGCCGCGCTCGCGAGCTACTACGGTACCCGCTGTGTCTTCGCGAAAAAACGCAAGGAGACCGCCGTCGAGGAGTTCATCGAAGCCCGTGAGCGCCTCGAGTCGGGCATTCAGCTCACCTACTACCTGCCGACGTCTGCGATCGACCCCGGCTCGACGGTGCTCGTCGTCGACGACCTGATCCGGTCGGGCGAGACCCAGGAACTCCTCCTCGACATCGTCGAGGCTGCCGACGCCGAGGTCGGCGGCGTCTTCGCGCTCATTTCGGCCGGCGACGACGGCATCGAACGCGCACGCGATCGGACCAACGCGCCGGTCGGTGCGCTCGTCACGATCTGAATCGGCGGTGGGCTTGCCTCCGACATTTTCGACGATCGACGACATCCGGTTCAGAACGAACGATCATTGACGATCTTCTGCAGACCGTTCCAGTTTTCAAA is a genomic window of Natrarchaeobaculum aegyptiacum containing:
- the aglJ gene encoding S-layer glycoprotein N-glycosyltransferase AglJ — protein: MENDAVRADRRCDDGRVVAMTDETRDISAEDVCILIPTLEEAATIGDVIDGFHDEGYTNVLVVDGGSEDDTREIARDRGAEVFVQSGDGKGQAVREAMRYVDVPYVLMLDGDGTYDPEDAETMLEPLAHGYEHVIGNRFADMDDDAMKALNGFGNRMINRAFRFIHGADYDDILSGYRAFTVESFERLALDSDGFTIETELAVECVKHGVDTTVVPVSYSARPEESETNLHPIKDGGTIILALYSLAKTNNPLFYFGSLGVAGILAGGVIASYVLWRWIQYGAGHEILALVSAAAILLGVQLLMFGVLSDMLVTLHREQRRRLEQITREARQGNDDD
- the aglM gene encoding UDP-glucose 6-dehydrogenase AglM, which produces MHVSIVGSGYVGTTIAACLADLGHEVVNVEIDPEIVDTVNAGEAPIHEPGLPERIADHAGGRLRATTDYDAVCDTDLTFLCLPTPSAEDGSLELDAMRAGTQSLGEALAERDDDHLVVVKSTVLPGTTEEVVGPILESASGRAVGEGLELAMNPEFLRMGTAVSDFLEPDKVVIGATSDEAAGTLRDLYGPILEREETALVETDVREAELIKYANNAFLAAKVSLVNELGNVAREYGADAYEVLEAVGLDDRISEQFMRSGLGWGGSCFPKDVDALRAGARKQGYDPELLDAVVSVNDDQPRRLVDLLADHVALEGARVAVLGLSFKPGTDDIRKSRALDVIDHLLDGGATPVAYDPVAIDNVRETYPDLEIEYADSAKDALADADGAVVATGWSEFDDLSFEGMARQVVVDGRRIDVDPDALEVYEGLTW
- the gdhB gene encoding glutamate dehydrogenase GdhB encodes the protein MEPSDSTPEESGASRGTPDGSVEPETALETARRQLDRAAALLDVEPRFRDRLAHPATVTEVTVPLERDDGSVDVFTGYRAQHDSVRGPYKGGLRFHPGVDRDECVGLAMWMTWKCAVMDLPFGGAKGGIVVDPKDLSEDERERLTRRFTQEIREVIGPTKDIPAPDMGTDSQAMAWIMDAYSMQEGETIPGVVTGKPPVVGGSYGREGAPGRSVAIVTRETCQYYDRPLEDTTVAVQGFGSVGANAARRLDEWGATVVATSDVNGGVYDPDGLPVDDIPAHDEEPEAVTAFAEEHPELNRISNDELLELDVDVLVPAAVGNVITADNADAIRADLVVEGANGPVTFAADAILEERGIEVLPDILANAGGVTVSYFEWLQDISRRKWSLERVHEELETEMVTAWNALREEVEDRDVTWRDGAYAVALSRIAEAHDSRGLWP
- a CDS encoding PAS domain S-box protein, with the translated sequence MSSIDALVVADGRARGAVTDALEEPATAGSFVVSTADTAGRALEILETASYDCVVCSREGVDAVDGFLEGVEERTRSVPVVIVAESFDEPTLEMAFGAGATDCLRLSDLEPGDRLAHRLERAVTASGTRRRVRALERSQRALEHAADAVVVTDREGTIEYVNPAFEELTGYSAAEAIGRTPRILKSGEQGRAYYERMWNAILEGEMWEEEIVNARRDGTLYHAHQLVAPIVDSEAGGSSDDGEIEGFVAIQRDVTDRRRVEDQLERSADTLSALHESMSDATRSTREKLERLLEIGTEHLEFPVGYVTEIDEEAGTQEIVAATGDPSLEEGQVDPLEETFCRRTIERDEPIVVDDTETDETWAGDPATNRFGYRCYIGARIVVGGTVTGTVCFAGPESRDELVLEAQRSTVQALARWIGHELDRRRYERRLERYEEIVDNVPVGVFRITAESGRFREVNPAVVEMFDADSTATICERELGELCRDPGRWEAIVEDLAAQGRVENAIVELETLAGDAFFGSVTAIQRVDDEDDLYVDGIVQDVTEREQAKAELAATTERLRFLFDRSPDAVVVHDREGNVLETNRTLRESLGYDRETLESMTVEEFEVGIDPDDLESLWTDAPLDSVLKLDGKHRRADGSTFPVEVWVSKIEYEGTAQFIALARDVTERRQRERELERRKAFVENVTDAITVLDGEIVEYASPGTQRVLGCEVDDLVGASLFEHVHPEDVSQVESTLEGILDEPDATDTVEYRFRCRNCESDWRWVESNVRNCREDDAVAGILVTTRDVTERKDRERELDRARTQLRQVIDLVPEMIYAKRRSGEYVLANQTVSELYGQPRDQVEGKTDEELLPSPAEAAQFRADDRRVIDSGERIHVEEEFTDVEGVTHVLETTKIPFEIAGTTEKAVLGYSRNVTDVKRQRDTLELLNQVVRHDVRNDMQVARGRAEMLEGHVDESAEPHLEEAVSAIDEAIELTKTARELTETLLEGTDETDAVPLAPVLESSVDSLRSKYPEASISLEAVPDVVVAADGMLESVFDNVLVNAVEHNDSAEPEVEVSVSTTGSFGDDEGGSDRESGSTVTVTIADNGPGIPDSRKEAIFGKEEKGLASPGTGIGLYLVDTIVSQYDGTVSVHDNEPAGSVFQIELRQVTPSAE
- a CDS encoding RNA-guided endonuclease InsQ/TnpB family protein, whose protein sequence is MQYNYRYRLDPPEVLTETLLHHVDTCRQLSNHVLYKLNDADDIPTRYEVQGQLPDLKSWWDDLGDVHSKVLQMVVKRVYDNLSTLKAQKENGRAVGMLKWKPPREYRSFTYNQSGFKLKNTSGRPVLWLSKIGEIPIHLHRDIPESATIKQVTVKQEPTGEWYATFGIDVGENTPEKPETPEKVVGIDVGILKYAHDTDGYAIESPDFSAERERLERAQRDLSRKEHGSANWEEQCRVVAERHADLKRKRRDFLHKLSNYYATEYDLVAVEDLDAKGLVELPGNSRNRAGAAWGTFLRMLEYKCGHEGTHFVAVDPKDTTKECASCGVKTDKPLWVREHSCPSCAFEADRDANAVVRLRLTGSKIACDFATAWNILSRGLEEVGVGHSEATSSEPVGSDGLRKSRSDFRTPVETALPVDTSVSAKRVREITSHGLSDVV
- a CDS encoding DUF2196 domain-containing protein: MSIDRPTAEELRQGVTVEIVQGDQDVESTDQEPLVGEVATVYEDDPDGPRVERKSGVVGHVQSIVTDR
- a CDS encoding phosphoribosyltransferase family protein — translated: MNRAEKAALQLRAVDVLRMRKETRTYDELAAETGLPAGDLNRYVNGHVLPGTDRAREIVEDLGRSALTDELEARIRVDEEGYVDTTGTVFDQPLLDLAAPVVANAFDFERPDVVLTAATDGITVAAALASYYGTRCVFAKKRKETAVEEFIEARERLESGIQLTYYLPTSAIDPGSTVLVVDDLIRSGETQELLLDIVEAADAEVGGVFALISAGDDGIERARDRTNAPVGALVTI